The candidate division WOR-3 bacterium nucleotide sequence TTGATTATAGACTATGTAAAAAAAGAGTATCTGGACGAAGATGCAGAAGAAGAAATCGACGAAACCACACCCCTTATTTCAAGCGGCATCGTCGATTCCTTCTCAATGGTTTCGTTAAAGACTTTTCTTGAAAAGAAATTCAATATAAAAATCCCCGATGAAAAAGCGACCACCGAAGCATTCGATTCCGTCAATAATATTATAACTCTATTAAAGGAATTTAATGTAAGCTGAAGGGGGTGAAAAATGGCTTACAGCACCAAAGCCAAAGATTTTTATAAAAAAGAACTGGACAACATCCGCGAAGCCGGTACTTACAAAGAAGAACGGTTCATCGAATCCCCCCAGGCTGCGAACATCAGTGTTGAATATCCTCCCGGCTCACCGCCCAAAGAGGTATTGAATTTCTGCGCAAATAATTATCTCGGACTCTCGAGCCATCCGGAAGTCGTCAAAGCGGCACATGACGGCCTGGAAAACAGAGGTTATGGTATGTCCTCGGTGAGATTCATCTGCGGAACTCAGGACATCCACAATGAACTCGAAAAAAAACTCACGGAATTTCTGGGAACCGAGGATACCGTGCTGTTCGCTTCGTGTATGGACGCAAACGCCGGAGTCTTCGACGTCGTGCTCGATAAAGA carries:
- a CDS encoding acyl carrier protein codes for the protein MSDELKKLIIDYVKKEYLDEDAEEEIDETTPLISSGIVDSFSMVSLKTFLEKKFNIKIPDEKATTEAFDSVNNIITLLKEFNVS